A single window of Ovis canadensis isolate MfBH-ARS-UI-01 breed Bighorn chromosome 15, ARS-UI_OviCan_v2, whole genome shotgun sequence DNA harbors:
- the LOC138420516 gene encoding uncharacterized protein encodes MRYPGTVLWVPALYGMEIPDPEGSGLMVPILGMESDGDAGHATPVAGSMEDAGGKGLVPIAVGAQAIDPLTGEPGPVIGAQTDPSTGVVVPVIQVLEALPRGVRDPGLLDTLEKELRAREQYWRCQEQEEVRLAEQLGAASRGLLSTPREDPGLRLRAAEEGCAALEARCLRETQRRAGELSGLSGQRERDLLAQADREEWEQEAKVMLGLQQVLQSLGQAAEKLRQAVGRLRGQEEEMRLQGSRDQRPQVWSRSRKVVQHLSDELQEVVRERQSALEKALGQLQYQRELSRLQLLHIQIVASGTPVCLENYPGDRFYGTVTTSPRDQAAACPLLIPFLKSLTAALVGDQGHGLGLEDGGPGTDADKVDFIWASPLFSALRKVDIRSQAHKDEAELQGQVHHKPALKSSLQDLPKPQITQKEELITVPSTDLSAREFVVYEHGLSILHLLIPQLQAPKITLQIASRLPAMEASDNAFQGSFFYQRAENTLFVGRECLASVGSFVLLLIHCLAHIAADDLHQDSNPAFLRSFYKGLKAYFREAFSITLRMSTVSQDSKLGQSISALLLGEQPISERGRDLLSKLIVRKHESHLEPESSEEYIKKNKDLLLFINMEHFLKSILAAEQKLPKETRDQLGDEDK; translated from the exons ATGCGCTATCCGGGGACAGTGCTGTGGGTCCCGGCCCTGTATGGGATGGAGATCCCAGACCCTGAGGGCTCAGGGCTCATGGTGCCCATCCTGGGCATGGAGAGTGACGGAGATGCTGGCCATGCCACACCCGTGGCAGGTTCGATGGAAGATGCAGGCGGCAAAG GTCTGGTCCCAATTGCAGTTGGGGCCCAAGCCATAGACCCCTTGACTGGGGAACCCGGTCCCGTCATTGGCGCTCAAACGGACCCTTCCACCGGGGTTGTGGTGCCCGTCATCCAGGTGCTGGAGGCCTTACCCCGAGGAGTGAGAGACCCTGGTCTG CtggacaccctggagaaggagctgAGAGCGCGGGAGCAGTACTGGCGCTGCCAGGAGCAGGAAGAGGTTCGGCTGGCGGAACAGCTGGGCGCCGCGAGCCGGGGGCTGCTCTCCACGCCCCGCGAAGACCCTGGGCTGCGG CTGAGGGCCGCTGAGGAGGGCTGCGCAGCCCTGGAGGCCCGCTGCCTGCGGGAGACCCAGAGGAGAGCGGGAGAACTGAGCGGCCTGAGCGGCCAGAGAGAGCGGGACCTGCTCGCTCAAG CAGACAGAGAGGAGTGGGAGCAGGAGGCGAAGGTGATGCTGGGCCTGCAGCAAGTCCTGCAGAGTTTAGGGCAGGCGGCAGAAAAGCTCAGGCAAGCGGTAGGCCGGCTGCGGGGCCAGGAGGAGGAGATGCGGCTACAGGGCAGCAGGGATCAACGCCCACAGGTCTGGAGCCGCTCCAGGAAG GTGGTCCAGCATCTCTCTGATGAGCtgcaggaggtggtgagggagaGGCAGAGTGCCCTGGAAAAGGCCCTTGGTCAGCTGCAGTACCAGCGGGAGCTGAGCCGCCTCCAGCTCTTGCACATCCAG ATTGTTGCCTCGGGGACCCCTGTATGTTTGGAGAATTACCCTGGAGACAGGTTTTACGGAACCGTCACCACTTCTCCCAGGGACCAGGCTGCTGCCTGCCCCCTGCTGATTCCCTTCCTGAAGAGCCTCACTGCAGCGCTAGTGGGCGATCAAGGCCACGGCCTAGGACTGGAGGATGGGGGACCAGGAACAG ATGCAGATAAAGTTGACTTCATATGGGCCTCACCACTCTTCTCTGCCCTGAGGAAGGTAGACATCAGGTCCCAAGCTCACAAGGATGAAGCTGAACTGCAAGGACAGGTGCATCACAAACCAG CCCTCAAAAGCTCTTTGCAAGATCTCCCCAAACCTCAGATAACGCAGAAGGAAGAGCTGATAACTGTGCCGTCCACAGACCTCTCTGCCAGGGAGTTCGTGGTTTACGAGCATGGCCTCTCCATCCTACACCTCCTCATCCCCCAGCTTCAG gctcCAAAAATCACCCTGCAGATTGCTTCTCGTCTTCCTGCCATGGAAGCCTCAGACAATGCCTTCCAAGGTTCCTTCTTCTATCAG AGAGCTGAAAACACACTGTTTGTTGGGAGAGAGTGTTTGGCGTCGGTGGGAAGCTTTGTTCTGCTGTTGATCCACTGCCTGGCCCACATCGCTGCCGATGACCTCCACCAGGACTCCAACCCCGCCTTTCTGAGGTCATTTTACAAG gggctgaaggCCTACTTCAGGGAAGCATTCTCTATCACTCTGCGAATGTCAACAGTTTCCCAGGACAGTAAACTTGGCCAAAGCATAAGTGCTCTTCTGCTGGGAGAGCAGCCCATCTCTGAAAGAGGAAGAGACCTTCTCTCTAAACTCATTGTAAGAAAGCATGAGTCCCACTTGGAGCCAGAGTCGTCGGAGGAG